ataaaaaagtgcCAATAAACATGATTACATTAGTTCCAATAAGGTACCAGCCAGCAAATACACTTCCTAGTACCTTATGATCCAACTGAAACCACCTTATCCCCCTAACNNNNNNNNNNNNNNNNNNNNNNNNNNNNNNNNNNNNNNNNNNNNNNNNNNNNNNNNNNNNNNNNNNNNNNNNNNNNNNNNNNNNNNNNNNNNNNNNNNNNNNNNNNNNNNNNNNNNNNNNNNNNNNNNNNNNNNNNNNNNNNNNNNNNNNNNNNNNNNNNNNNNNNNNNNNNNNNNNNNNNNNNNNNNNNNNNNNNNNNNNNNNNNNNNNNNNNNNNNNNNNNNNNNNNNNNNNNNNNNNNNNNNNNNNNNNNNNNNNNNNNNNNNNNNNNNNNNNNNNNNNNNNNNNNNNNNNNNNNNNNNNNNNNNNNNNNNNNNNNNNNNNNNNNNNNNNNNNNNNNNNNNNNNNNNNNNNNNNNNNNNNNNNNNNNNNNNNNNNNNNNNNNNNNNNNNNNNNNNNNNNNNNNNNNNNNNNNNNNNNNNNNNNNNNNNNNNNNNNNNNNNNNNNNNNNNNNNNNNNNNNNNNNNNNNNNNNNNNNNNNNNNNNNNNNNNNNNNNNNNNNNNNNNNNNNNNNNNNNNNNNNNNNNNNNNNNNNNNNNNNNNNNNNNNNNNNNNNNNNNNNNNNNNNNNNNNNNNNNNNNNNNNNNNNNNNNNNNNNNNNNNNNNNNNNNNNNNNNNNNNNNNNNNNNNNNNNNNNNNNNNNNNNNNNNNNNNNNNNNNAAAAATAATCTTCACATACAGTAATCATACATGCACGCAACTCAACCAAAGTACTGATCTTCTCTTGAATTAAACTGACTAGGACCAATTATAGGTTGCCATGGTTCAAAGTACGTAATATGATACACAAATAGAGAATATATAATCTTCACATGCAGTAATAGTGCACACAAGCAATTCAACCAAATGGTTTAAAAATCAAGATACCACAAGATTAACCATATAGTCCCAAACAAATAAATCTGTCCACCCAAGCAAACCAAAGATCtagatacaaacaaaatcaaGTAATGAAGTTTTTTAGATGTAATCATAATACTTCGAAtttcaccaaatataaaaataatcaccaaGATAAAATCTACCTCGGCAAGCATGTGATCAGCCTCATCAAAAACAAGAATCTTGATTTTAGTCACGCCCAATTTCCTATTTAACATCCATTTCTTGATCGTACCAGGAGTTCCTATGACTACTTGTGCTGAGATCGGCGGTTGTTTTGATATTGGCACATAATGTTTGCTATCCATTGGCACAGCACACTCTGAAGTTATACCTGTGTACTTCCCCATCTTCCGAAGAACTTCCATGTTCTGCCAGATAGATACAGTTAAAATTCATTTAGTGGTATGACACAAAAGCAAATGAATACATTTCAAAAACTTCTTGTTTACCATCTGAGCTCCAGAAAATGTGAACCAAGGATATCATACTAGAATAAATTCTTTCAAGTTCAAAAGCATGAAATTCAACAAACACATTGGTTCAAGTTTCAAAAATGCACTTTAAGAAAATCGGATCATTTCTAAATTATATTAAGGACAGAACCGTCAAAAGTATTTCATCAAAGGTTGTGTTTGGTTCTTTGCTAAGCTTTGGAGATAAGGacgtagaaaaataaaacatttaatgTTTACCCATAACAGGCCTTTCTatacatttttttgaaaaataaatatcaagcaacaaaataacaagagcaAAACCTGACCTGAATAGCCAGCTCTCTTGTGGGACAAACACAAAGTGCCTGAGGCATCTTCAGCTTGGGATCAATGCGACTCAACATCCCAAGCACAAAACAAGTAGTCTTACCAGAACCATTATGTGCCTGAGCTATCAAATCTTTGTGTGGAGGATTTAATATCATCGGTAAACTAATACCCTGGATTTTGCTGGGCTTCTGGAACTTCATCTCCACATACAAGCCCTTCAACAGCTCTGGTGACAAGTTTAAATCCTCAAAACTACTAGCAGATTCATACGGTGTATCAGTAACCTGCATCAAAAGTAAAATTGATCTCAGCAACAAGAGACTGGAGCATCCCTAAAGAGCAAACTACTTATACggtcaaaaccctaattcttgGTTTCTcaccaaaattaaaactttcatTTAGTATCCAAAAATGAAATCAACCTGTACAACTATTTTCCTTctattatattaaactaaaacagaaacaagagatttatatccttttattttcctaCATACTTTCAATAACCAATCCCCAAAATCAAACAGAGCAAACATGTATCTTCCTCGTATTACatcaaaagaaagcaaaaacaagAGATTGAGGCTCAACATccacttttttaatttcttgcaaTTCTCAAGAACCAAACCGCCAAATCAACCATAGCAAAGTGTTTAGTTGGTAAAAACCCCAATTTTAGTTCAGGACAAATATGAAAGATATGATATTTATAACTTCTCAatcatatattctttttttttttagttgaccAAAACCCAATTGTCTTATAACCTCTCAATCTAAACAGAAATAAGATATTCAGATTCAAGATAACCTTTCTGATATTTTCATGCATATATTCTCAACAAACAAACAGCCCAAAATCAAATGTGGCCGACGTATTTAGTTGATCGAAATCCTAATTCTCGTTGCTGATAAATATCTTTCCGctcttatatttttcttatatttcttGGGTGGGTGATCGTACCGTTGTGACGTTAGAGTCCTGTGGCTCATTGAGGAACTTGTTGATTTTGCTCTCGTCGTCATTGATCGTCAAGGCCTCGACCTTCAGCTCCGAGGCGGCTTTCTCCACTGAATTCGAAGAAGACGAGCTCGGCTCCTCCACAGGATCGTCTTCTTCGTCTCCCCACCGCTTCGGCGGTGCGTTCACCGGCGGTACATTCTGGGGCGGTGCGTTCTGGGGCGGCGTTTGCGTCGTATCCTCCACTGAATTCGAAGAAGACGAGCTCGGCTCCTCCACAGGATCGTCCTCTTCGTCTCCCCACTGCTTCGGCGGTGCGTTCACCGGCGGTACATTCTGGGGCTGTGCGTTCTGGGGCGGCGCTTGCGTCGTATCTTTTGCGGCGTCTGCCATTTGAGCTAGAGAGATCGCAGGCGAAGGATCTAGAGGAACTGAGTGAGTGCGAAcgaaaaacaaataaagccGCTATATATAATGTACGTAGCGTATGATTCAAGTcagcttttacttttttttcttgtaattgttTTTCCTCTTTACCTAAGGAAAGAGTGGGCTTGGGAATCACGCAACAAGTTTCACACTGACTCAACGGTCCCAACTTTTCGAAATTCATTATGTTTGTGTGGGCTTTGTCAGGCCCAGACAAGCAAGGTATGAAATTTTCAGGGCCGGCCCTGATGTctacttttattaatttatcataatttattataagtatgttgtttattaatttataatgtGATTGCAGGTTAGTGAAGTATTAATACCCTCCCATGATCCATCTAATTACATATCGACGTGTATTAGTAACTTGTAGGTTAATTATAGGTCtagcattatttatttatcattctGTATATGGATCCAATACAAATCTTTATccaaataagaatattttatttggAGGGAAAGATTGTCAAAATTATATTGACAAAGCAAGATATCATTGGCTTGGCATATGAGATGTTGTAGCACTTCGcgaatattttattaaaatgcaAGAAATAAATGATAGTTTTTATTATGTGATGAACGTAGATGATGATTGTaggttgaaaaatgtttgtttgGGTTGATGCGTAAAGTAAGACAGCGTATGAATATTTAGGGAATGTCATTACATTTAACATGACATATTTGACTAATAGATATCAAATGCCATTTGCTCATTTGGTAGGAGTGCATCATCATggataattaatattttttgggttttgattacTATCAAGTGAGGATATGGACGCCTTTGTCTGGTTGTTTTCAACATGGTTGAAATGCATCAGTAGCCGAGCTCTaagtgctaaaaaaaaaaaaataataaaaaaggcgCTATTATAAGTTGTAACATATCAATATAAGGCTAAAAAAGCTGCAATTGCAAGAGTGCTTCCAATAACCTGATATAGTTCTTGTTTGTGGCACATTATGAGAAAACTTTTTGAAAAGCTTTGGTCACATGCTCAATATAATGGCATTAAGAGTTAGTATGATTTTCAGATGTGTGATGAATTTGAGGAAAGTTGGCAAAGTCTACTTGAAACTTATAATCTTTAGGATAATGCATGGACATGTGGGTTATATAGTGAGCAAACTCATTAGATACCAACAtatgtgaaaaatatattttgagcCGAAATGACTACTGCATAACAAAGTGCAAATATggatgcatttttattttattttatttatttaatttttttttatggttatgTGCACTTAGGGACTATGCTAAAGGaattttttgaccaatttaatAATGCTATGAGGAAAAAGGATGAGAATGAGAGTGCTactaatttcaattattttaataactctATTTCATGTATAACCCATTATTCAATTGAGAATAAATTCAAAATGTTTACAACAATGCAAAGTTCAAATAAGTCGAGAAAAGTTTAGGAGACATATGTAATGTAATTGCTCTTTTCTTAAAAGGGAATGTACAATTTCTACCTATCAAGTGACCGATGAAGTAGAAGTTAATGACTGCTTCATAAAAGAAGTAAgcttttgtgtttatttcaaTGAAGAAGAATGTGAAGTGAAATACACTTGTGACTTGTTTGAATTTAGAGGAATCTTGTGCATGCCCTTATTGTTAAATCAATTCcaccaaaatttatttttaattgatggAAGGAAGGACTTGAAgcaaaactatatttttgttAAGATCTAGTAGTTACGGTGGTTTGAATGATAACCCTTATGCACAAAGATATAACAAAATGTGcaatttctttttatgaattaaGCATAGATCACATCAACAAACAAACGTGTACCATTACATAAAATGTGATGACTCATGAAGATATGTGAAAAGGAGGAAGACCTTGACTCAAGGTGTGAACCCATTTTACCTTTCCATCACCTTTCAGGTACATCTGTTATATGTAATGAAGCTATTGATATAAGTGTCCAAAAAAGTGTCTACAGTAGAAATAGAGGTTAAGAGGTTAAAAACAAGGAAGAATCAACCGTTCAGTGACCAAAATGCCAaacagaaaagaataaaaaatgagtttttttttttttttttaatcaaataggaaaagggttacaagtgATCAAAATACCGAAAAGGGGTGGGCTCCTCTACAATAGACCCAAACATATAAATTACTAGTACAGGTAACAATAATAAAGTAGGAAATTGACCAAATAATTAGCCTTATCATCTCAAAGGGACCGCATAAAACGGTTTTAAAGGTAAAAGGAGTACAAGAAAAGTCAAAAAACCTCATGAAGTTTACAAACCCTAATTATAGGTGTAAGAACCCCATTAGGTCCAAACCCATCTACACTCCCAACAAAGAACATCTACTACCCGTGGGAAGTCAATATAGGATAGGCACAGGTAAGATCCAGATCTAGAACTGATGGAAAGGGAGTATTGTCTCCGGAAgactaaaacccacaaaacccaaacGAAAAAACAGGAAATacatgaaaacaaaagaaaaaaacagaaaagtaaaaacaagcGGAAATGCAATATAGAACCCGACAACTAGCTGTGGTGGCGGTGATGAAGGTGGAGGAGCGGCTGGAGGTGTACTGCCCAGAAACTGTAGGACATGCACCGGCGCATGGAGCTCAAGCTCCGGCAAGTGTAGAGCAAAAGGTGGATCGCATGGAGGCGGAGAAGAGCTTGGAGGCCAGTGGTGACGGTGGAATGGTCTACTGCTCGGGGTGTGGGGAACACGCGCCAGCGCGTGAGATCCAAGCTCAGGCGCTTCGAGATCACGCTCTAGCGAGTGCCATGCTGGTGATGGAACGGGCGGTGGCCTTGGAGAGCTGGGAGGTCGGTGATGATGGTGGAATGACGCGTGTAGGCCCGGGTCACCTTGAGGATAGTAGAtcgagtttttttaaaaaacccatCTAAGAACCAAAGAAGATTTGGGCTGCAAGGTGGAGGACGGGGAGCGGCAAGCGGCCAAACGGGGAAGGAGGTGGGCAACCCAAGGCA
Above is a genomic segment from Corylus avellana chromosome ca9, CavTom2PMs-1.0 containing:
- the LOC132191898 gene encoding DEAD-box ATP-dependent RNA helicase 38-like: MADAAKDTTQAPPQNAQPQNVPPVNAPPKQWGDEEDDPVEEPSSSSSNSVEDTTQTPPQNAPPQNVPPVNAPPKRWGDEEDDPVEEPSSSSSNSVEKAASELKVEALTINDDESKINKFLNEPQDSNVTTVTDTPYESASSFEDLNLSPELLKGLYVEMKFQKPSKIQGISLPMILNPPHKDLIAQAHNGSGKTTCFVLGMLSRIDPKLKMPQALCVCPTRELAIQNMEVLRKMGKYTGITSECAVPMDSKHYVPISKQPPISAQVVIGTPGTIKKWMLNRKLGVTKIKILVFDEADHMLAEDGFKDDSLRIKKDIEKLSSHCQVLLFSATFNENVKNFVSRIVKDHNQLFVKKEELSLEAVKQYKVRCLDEHTKTLVIKDRILELGENLGQTIIFVRTRNSASILHKALVDLGYAVTTIQGAVSAEDRDKIVQEFKNNLTKVLISTDLLARGFDQQQVNLVINYDLPVKHETSEPDYEVYLHRIGRAGRFGRKGAVFNLLCGNRDETLMSKIEQYFGSKVVEVKSWDSDEDFNNALKAAGLS